From Chloroflexota bacterium:
GGCAGAAGATTGGAGCCAAATTGTACCCCTGGCAATTCAAGTAGGGCAGAAACTGGGGGATGTCAAAGTTTCGGAGCGGCACCGTATGGGGACTCCCTGGGTGGGGTCCTGGAAGCAGTTGAAGTTGACGTCATAGAAAAAAGACCGGAGCGATCACTCCGGTCTTTTTTCTTCTTGGAAACCGTATCCACCGCCGCCGGGAGTGCGGATGCTGAGAATATCATTGGGATTCAGATCAATGCTGCCTTTGCCAGGGAGGGGGATTTCTTGTCCATCGCGGATCAGGATGTTCTCACCGCGACCTCCGGGTTGGCCGCCGTTTAGCCCGTAGGGATGCTGCACCCGACGTTCGGTCAGCAGGGTCACTTGCACTTCCGTGAGAACCTGCACATCCCGACGGATGCCATCACCGCCGCGGAACTGGCCTGTGCCCCCCGAACCGAGCCGCACCTCGTAGCGCAGCACGCGCAGCGGATAGGCATATTCCATCGCCTCGGCTGGGGTGTTGAGGGTGTTGGTCATATGCGAATGCACCGCCGATGGCCCATCCCGATCGGGCGATGCACCCATACCACCTCCGATGGTTTCGTAGTAGGCGAAGTTTTGCCTCTCCCCCGATTTCGAGGGGGATTGAGGGGGGGCACTTCCCCCAATCGTGACATTATTCATCGTGCCTTGCGATGCGGCGGGAACTTTGTGCGGCGCAGCTTGTGCCAGCGCGCCCAATAGCACATCTACGATGCGCTGGGAGGTTTCGACATTGCCGCCTGCTACCGGAGATGGATGCAGGGCGTTGACCACGCTGCCCTCAGGGGCAATCAGTTCGATGGGGGCCAGACAACCGGCGTTGTTGGGTACATCCAGGCCGATCAGGCAGCGGAAGACATAATACACCGCCGAGAGTGTGATGGCATATACGGCATTGATGCTGCCTTTCTGTTGCGGCGCGGAGCCGGTGAAATCAACTTGCGCCTGGTCTCTTTGTATTCGTATAGCCACAGTGATGGGTACTGATTCCGTGCTGATGCCGTCGTTGTCGAGTACATCTTGAAAGGAATATTCTCCATCAGGAAGTTCTTCAATCAGCCGCCGGGTCATGCGCTCGGTGTAGGCTAATAGGGCATCCATGTAGAACTGGACTTCTGTGAGGCCGTGTTCGTTGACCAATTCGCTCAGGCGCGTTGCGCCGCGCTGATTGGCGCCGATCTGCGCTTGCAGGTCGCCAGCGCGTTCCTCGGGAGTGCGCACATTAGCCAGGATCAAATCCCAGATGGCGGAATCCACTTCACCGGCACGCACCAGCCTGACCGGTGGAATGATCAACCCTTCCTGATAGATTTCGCGCGCAATTGGCATGGACCCCGGCGTCATACCTCCCACATCAGCATGATGGGCGCGCGAGGCGACGAAGCCAAACAGCTCACCCTCGCACCGCGTTCTTCTCCCATTGGGAGAGGGGTTGGGGTGAGGGATAAATACTGGCGTTACCAGCGTAATATCGGGCAGATGCGTCCCGCCGCGGAAGGGATCGTTGAGGGCGATCACATCGCCGGGCTGCATGTTGGGGAAATTGCGGATGGCGGCTGCTACTGAGAGCGGCATCGAGCCGAGATGCACGGGGATGTGGGCCGCCTGGGCAATCATACGTCCTTGAGCATCGAAAAACGCGCAGGAGTAGTCTCGCCGCTCCTTGATATTGGGTGAGAAACTGGCCTTGCGCAGAACAGCGCCCATCTCTTCGGCGATGGCACTGAAACGGTGCTTGAAGACCTCCAGGCGGATGGGGTCGTAGTTCATGCGTTGGGTTTAGTTTTCCGTGGTTTCATCTTCAGGCTCGCGCGTGAGAATGGCGCGTACTTCGCCAATACATTTGTTACCAGCGAATACGGTGAGTTTGTCGTTGGCTTGTAGCCGGGTATTGCCATGCGCAACACGGAAAGTGTTGGCTCTGCGAATTGAGACAAT
This genomic window contains:
- a CDS encoding hydantoinase B/oxoprolinase family protein produces the protein MNYDPIRLEVFKHRFSAIAEEMGAVLRKASFSPNIKERRDYSCAFFDAQGRMIAQAAHIPVHLGSMPLSVAAAIRNFPNMQPGDVIALNDPFRGGTHLPDITLVTPVFIPHPNPSPNGRRTRCEGELFGFVASRAHHADVGGMTPGSMPIAREIYQEGLIIPPVRLVRAGEVDSAIWDLILANVRTPEERAGDLQAQIGANQRGATRLSELVNEHGLTEVQFYMDALLAYTERMTRRLIEELPDGEYSFQDVLDNDGISTESVPITVAIRIQRDQAQVDFTGSAPQQKGSINAVYAITLSAVYYVFRCLIGLDVPNNAGCLAPIELIAPEGSVVNALHPSPVAGGNVETSQRIVDVLLGALAQAAPHKVPAASQGTMNNVTIGGSAPPQSPSKSGERQNFAYYETIGGGMGASPDRDGPSAVHSHMTNTLNTPAEAMEYAYPLRVLRYEVRLGSGGTGQFRGGDGIRRDVQVLTEVQVTLLTERRVQHPYGLNGGQPGGRGENILIRDGQEIPLPGKGSIDLNPNDILSIRTPGGGGYGFQEEKRPE